The following nucleotide sequence is from Nitratidesulfovibrio termitidis HI1.
AACATGCGCACGTAGCTGGCGTAGGCGCGGCCAACGGGCGATTCGGGGTCAAAGGCGCCCAACAGCCCGCCCAGATTGTCCGGCCTGGGCGGCACGCGCGGCGGGGGTGCGCTGCGCGTCACGCGCACCTCGTCCAGCGGCGTGCGGCGTTGCAGCAGGTGTACCTCTACCCGTTCGAAGTACGGTCCGTCGGACACGTCGTCCATGAAGGCGTTGACCCGCTCCAGGATTTCCGGCGTCAGGAAGGTCAGGTCCTGCATGGCCATGTTGTCCTCTGCGCCCACCAGCAGGATGCGCTTGCGGTGGCCCAGCGGGTAGGCCAGCACGGCAATGTCCGTGCCCATGACCATGTCCCAGTTCTCCCACAGGCGTACAAGGCGCATCCGTTCCGGTGCGCCGCGACGTTCCAGAAAACCGCGCAGGGCCTCGCCGATGGTCTTCACGATGATCTCCGGCGGGCGGGCTCGGTGCAAGGTAAGCGGTGGGAGTTGATCGCCATGCGCGCGGTGTAGCACGTCCGGCCCGGAAACGCACCGGGTACGGGATGGGTGTTCCCGGCCCGCTACGGCCCCGTGCTGGCGTCCATGATCCGTCCCATCGGACATGATCGTGATCCGTCCCACCGAAAGTTGCCGCAACGCAAACGCCACA
It contains:
- a CDS encoding DUF721 domain-containing protein, whose protein sequence is MKTIGEALRGFLERRGAPERMRLVRLWENWDMVMGTDIAVLAYPLGHRKRILLVGAEDNMAMQDLTFLTPEILERVNAFMDDVSDGPYFERVEVHLLQRRTPLDEVRVTRSAPPPRVPPRPDNLGGLLGAFDPESPVGRAYASYVRMFREIGDAATRPGGAAGQNGQAGQSAQAEQVRQTGRPERGSTGDRK